In Arthrobacter sp. B3I9, the following are encoded in one genomic region:
- a CDS encoding DEAD/DEAH box helicase has translation MTETLFGGPTLPPAYPERAAWGTAPKLRAWQQEALDSYFSTHPKDFLAVATPGAGKTTFALRVASMLIEAGTVNRVTIVAPTDHLKRQWADAAARVGIAIDPNFKNADGQHGRGFIGVAVTYAQVASKPMLHRAKTEAARTLVILDEIHHGGEALSWGDGLREAFEPAARRLSLTGTPFRSDTSPIPFVEYAEDRDGIRRSKADYTYGYGKALRDHVVRPVMFMAYSGQMRWRTSGGEEMAASLGEAAVTKDITSQAWRTALNPTGEWIPAVLAGADKRLSEVRRTVPDAGGLVIATDHDDARAYAGQLKRITGESPTVILSDDARASSKIEEFSASQSRWMVAVRMVSEGVDVPRLSVGVYATSTSTPLFFAQAVGRFVRARKRGETASVFLPSVPQLMALANSMEAERDHALDRPEKEDGDGLFNPEDSLMDEANREEKASDSLTKGKFEALDSQASFDRVLFDGGEFGTGGEVGSEDELDFLGIPGLLDAEQVGTLLRQRQHEQLNRKSQRGSQATAEPAPAVPDHRMLMDLRTELAKNVAAWSARTGTPHGVVHTKLRTVCGGPAVAQANEEQLQTRLRKLQDWFIGRK, from the coding sequence GTGACAGAGACACTCTTTGGCGGACCCACGCTTCCTCCGGCCTACCCGGAGCGGGCGGCCTGGGGCACCGCACCGAAGCTTCGTGCCTGGCAGCAGGAAGCCCTCGACAGCTATTTCAGCACCCACCCGAAGGATTTCCTGGCGGTCGCCACGCCCGGCGCCGGCAAGACCACCTTCGCCCTCCGCGTCGCATCCATGCTGATCGAGGCCGGCACCGTCAACCGGGTGACCATCGTGGCACCCACCGACCACCTCAAGCGCCAGTGGGCCGACGCCGCCGCCCGGGTGGGGATTGCCATCGACCCGAACTTCAAGAACGCCGACGGCCAGCATGGCCGCGGCTTCATCGGCGTCGCGGTCACCTACGCGCAGGTGGCCAGCAAGCCGATGCTGCACCGCGCCAAGACCGAAGCGGCCCGGACGCTTGTGATCCTCGACGAAATCCACCATGGCGGTGAGGCGCTGTCCTGGGGCGACGGACTCCGCGAGGCCTTCGAGCCGGCGGCCCGGCGGCTCTCCCTGACCGGCACGCCCTTCCGCTCCGACACCTCGCCCATTCCGTTCGTGGAGTACGCCGAGGACCGGGACGGCATCCGCCGCTCCAAGGCCGACTACACCTATGGCTACGGAAAGGCGCTGCGGGACCACGTGGTGCGTCCGGTCATGTTCATGGCCTACTCCGGCCAGATGCGCTGGCGCACCAGCGGCGGCGAGGAGATGGCCGCCTCGCTCGGCGAAGCGGCGGTCACCAAGGACATCACCTCGCAGGCCTGGCGCACGGCGCTGAACCCCACCGGCGAATGGATCCCCGCTGTGCTCGCCGGCGCAGACAAGCGGCTGAGTGAGGTGCGCCGCACCGTCCCCGACGCCGGCGGCCTGGTCATCGCCACGGACCACGACGACGCCCGCGCCTACGCCGGGCAGCTGAAACGCATCACCGGCGAGTCCCCGACGGTCATCCTCTCCGATGACGCCAGGGCGTCCAGCAAGATCGAGGAGTTCAGTGCCAGCCAGTCCCGCTGGATGGTGGCGGTGCGGATGGTCTCCGAAGGTGTGGACGTTCCCCGGCTGTCCGTCGGCGTTTACGCCACCTCCACGTCCACGCCGCTGTTCTTCGCCCAGGCGGTGGGGCGTTTTGTGCGTGCCCGCAAACGCGGCGAGACGGCGTCGGTCTTCCTGCCCTCCGTGCCGCAGCTGATGGCCCTCGCGAACTCGATGGAGGCCGAGCGGGACCACGCCCTGGACCGCCCGGAGAAGGAAGACGGGGACGGCCTTTTCAACCCCGAAGATTCACTCATGGACGAGGCCAACCGCGAGGAAAAGGCTTCCGACAGCCTCACGAAGGGCAAGTTCGAGGCCCTGGATTCGCAGGCGTCGTTTGACCGCGTCCTGTTCGACGGCGGTGAGTTCGGCACCGGCGGCGAGGTCGGTTCGGAGGACGAGCTCGATTTCCTCGGAATTCCGGGCCTGCTCGACGCCGAACAGGTCGGCACGCTGCTCCGCCAGCGCCAGCACGAGCAGCTGAACCGCAAGAGCCAGCGCGGTTCGCAGGCGACCGCAGAACCGGCACCCGCTGTGCCCGACCACCGGATGCTGATGGACCTGCGCACCGAGCTGGCCAAGAACGTGGCGGCCTGGTCCGCCCGGACGGGCACCCCGCACGGGGTGGTCCACACCAAGCTCAGGACCGTTTGCGGCGGACCCGCGGTGGCACAGGCCAACGAGGAGCAGCTCCAGACGCGGCTGCGGAAGCTCCAGGACTGGTTCATCGGCCGGAAGTAG
- a CDS encoding transporter, producing the protein MVAHLLRLKLTLLRNSVRRSPWQLVGLGFGALYALGVVGLAVAGLVFLRGADVGLAQTVVVLGGAAALLGWAIIPVAASAADMTLDPARFTTLAVPMPQLLAGLALGGLIGIPGTATSLVALATVVTWSRSVPAAAGALVGAVLGVLSCIVLSKVVTTATAGLASSRRFKDVSSVAFLIPLVLLGPIMAGIAGGIARSGAFLAELASALSWTPVGAAWSLGGELAAGHYGPAALKLVLALVTLAALAVCWKILLQRALVTPPYSGGTKRRARGLGLFGLFPATPTGAVAARCLIYWLRDPRYAGALVVVPLLPVLALFQAGNTGSSGLLLFVGPLTAFLLAWSICSDVSYDNTAFALHLSAGVRGVADRLGRALACLVFALPVVLAFSVLPFLFSGDWARLPGLLGLSLGILFSGMGLSSVVSARYTVAVPLPGDSPFKKPPGNVAQAMAVQFGGMGVLLLLVAPEIALMVAQSVTRSAVPGWINLGVGPVLGLALFVAGIRLGGKWLDARGPELLAQLVVNR; encoded by the coding sequence ATGGTTGCGCACCTTCTAAGGCTCAAGCTGACGCTGCTGCGCAACAGCGTCCGGCGCAGCCCCTGGCAGCTGGTGGGCCTGGGCTTCGGCGCACTGTACGCGCTGGGCGTGGTCGGACTGGCGGTCGCCGGGCTGGTGTTCCTGCGCGGTGCCGACGTCGGCCTGGCCCAGACCGTCGTGGTGCTCGGCGGCGCGGCGGCGCTGCTCGGCTGGGCGATCATCCCGGTGGCCGCCTCTGCCGCCGACATGACCCTTGACCCGGCGCGGTTCACCACCCTTGCCGTGCCGATGCCGCAGTTGCTGGCAGGCCTTGCCCTGGGCGGGCTGATCGGCATTCCCGGCACCGCAACCTCGCTGGTGGCCCTGGCAACCGTGGTTACGTGGTCCCGGAGCGTTCCCGCCGCGGCAGGCGCCCTGGTGGGCGCGGTCCTCGGCGTGCTGAGCTGCATCGTGCTCTCCAAGGTGGTCACGACGGCCACGGCCGGGCTGGCCAGCTCCCGCCGGTTCAAGGACGTCAGTTCCGTGGCCTTTCTGATCCCGTTGGTCCTGCTGGGTCCCATCATGGCGGGGATTGCGGGCGGAATTGCCCGTTCCGGCGCATTCCTGGCGGAGCTTGCCAGCGCCCTGTCCTGGACTCCGGTGGGTGCGGCATGGTCCCTTGGCGGCGAGCTTGCTGCCGGGCACTACGGCCCAGCGGCACTCAAGCTGGTTCTCGCCCTGGTGACCCTCGCCGCCCTGGCGGTGTGCTGGAAGATCCTGCTGCAGCGCGCCCTGGTCACCCCGCCTTACTCCGGCGGCACCAAGAGGCGCGCCAGGGGACTGGGCCTGTTCGGGCTGTTCCCGGCGACGCCGACCGGTGCGGTGGCGGCCCGCTGCCTCATCTACTGGTTGCGGGACCCGCGCTATGCCGGCGCCCTCGTTGTCGTCCCGCTGCTGCCGGTGCTCGCGCTGTTCCAAGCGGGTAACACCGGGTCCTCCGGCCTGCTCCTCTTTGTCGGTCCGCTGACGGCGTTCCTGCTGGCCTGGTCCATCTGCTCGGACGTTTCCTACGACAATACGGCGTTCGCACTGCACCTCTCCGCCGGAGTGCGCGGGGTTGCCGACCGGCTGGGCCGGGCCCTCGCATGCCTGGTGTTCGCGCTGCCTGTGGTGCTCGCCTTCAGTGTCCTTCCCTTCCTCTTCAGCGGCGACTGGGCCCGGCTGCCGGGGCTGCTGGGCCTTTCCCTCGGCATCCTGTTCAGCGGCATGGGTCTGTCATCGGTGGTTTCGGCACGCTACACAGTCGCCGTACCGCTGCCGGGAGACAGCCCCTTCAAGAAGCCGCCGGGGAACGTGGCGCAGGCCATGGCCGTGCAGTTCGGCGGCATGGGCGTGCTGCTGCTGCTCGTCGCGCCGGAGATTGCCCTGATGGTGGCACAGTCCGTCACCCGCAGCGCTGTGCCCGGCTGGATCAACCTCGGCGTCGGCCCGGTCCTGGGCCTGGCGTTGTTTGTTGCCGGCATCCGGCTCGGCGGAAAATGGCTGGACGCACGCGGGCCGGAGCTGCTGGCGCAGCTGGTCGTCAACCGCTGA
- the nagB gene encoding glucosamine-6-phosphate deaminase — MEIVILPGVKAIAALAADAIAALLERKPDAVLGLATGSSPLPVYTELALRHERDGLDFSRVRGFALDEYVGLPAGHPESYREVIRREFTERVNISPANVHSPDGTAADIPEACRAYEDAIREAGGVDLQLLGVGTDGHIGFNEPGSSLASRTRIKTLIEQTRRDNARFFGSLAEVPHHVLTQGLGTILEARHVILIATGAQKAQAVRDLVEGPVAAICAASVLQLHPHATILVDEAAASSLRLGDYYRHSYDHKPAWQGL; from the coding sequence ATGGAAATTGTTATCCTTCCCGGCGTCAAGGCAATTGCCGCGCTCGCCGCGGACGCGATCGCGGCCCTGCTGGAGCGCAAACCGGATGCCGTGCTGGGCCTGGCCACCGGCTCCTCCCCGCTGCCCGTCTACACCGAACTCGCCCTGCGGCACGAACGGGACGGCCTGGACTTCAGCCGGGTCCGGGGCTTCGCCCTCGATGAGTACGTCGGGCTGCCGGCAGGGCACCCGGAATCGTACCGCGAGGTCATCCGGCGTGAGTTCACGGAAAGGGTGAACATCAGTCCGGCCAACGTCCACAGCCCGGACGGCACAGCGGCGGACATCCCCGAGGCATGCCGGGCGTATGAGGACGCCATCCGCGAAGCCGGGGGAGTGGACCTGCAGCTCCTCGGTGTCGGCACTGACGGACATATCGGCTTCAACGAGCCCGGATCCTCGCTGGCCTCCCGGACCCGGATCAAAACGCTGATCGAGCAGACACGCCGGGACAATGCGCGGTTTTTCGGCAGCCTGGCGGAGGTCCCGCACCATGTCCTGACGCAGGGGCTGGGAACCATCCTCGAGGCCCGGCACGTGATCCTCATCGCCACCGGAGCACAGAAGGCGCAGGCCGTCCGTGACCTTGTCGAAGGCCCGGTCGCCGCGATATGCGCGGCGTCGGTGCTGCAGCTGCACCCGCATGCCACGATCCTGGTGGACGAGGCTGCCGCGTCCTCGCTGCGGTTGGGGGACTACTACCGGCACAGCTACGACCACAAACCCGCGTGGCAGGGCCTATAG
- a CDS encoding ABC transporter ATP-binding protein, with product MSIQPPDPSVPGDVPLPPVPALSLRGLAKRFGTKIAVDGISLDVPAGSFYGIVGPNGAGKTTTLSMATGLLRPDFGTAHVHGVDVWQRPLDAKKMLGILPDGMRLFDRLTGEQLVSYAGLLRGMDKAVVASRVHELLSALDLGQDGGTLVVDYSAGMTKKIALASALIHAPRLLVLDEPFESVDPVSAANIRDILDRYVASGGTVIVSSHVMDLVQRMCDHVAVVGGGRVLAAGTVDNVRAGASLEDRFVQLVGGRSQAEGLEWLRTF from the coding sequence ATGAGTATTCAGCCACCGGATCCTTCGGTTCCCGGCGACGTGCCGCTGCCGCCGGTTCCCGCCCTCTCCCTCCGCGGGCTCGCCAAGCGCTTCGGCACGAAGATCGCCGTTGACGGCATCAGCCTCGATGTCCCCGCCGGCTCCTTTTACGGAATCGTCGGACCCAACGGGGCGGGAAAGACAACGACGCTCTCGATGGCCACGGGGCTGCTGCGGCCGGACTTCGGAACTGCCCATGTGCACGGGGTCGACGTCTGGCAGCGCCCCCTGGACGCCAAGAAGATGCTGGGGATCCTGCCGGACGGCATGCGGCTCTTCGACCGGCTGACCGGGGAACAGCTTGTGAGCTATGCGGGCCTGCTGCGCGGCATGGATAAGGCGGTGGTGGCCTCCCGGGTCCACGAGCTGCTCTCCGCCCTGGACCTGGGCCAGGACGGCGGCACCCTGGTGGTGGACTACTCCGCCGGCATGACCAAGAAAATCGCGCTGGCCTCGGCCCTGATCCACGCCCCGCGGCTGCTGGTGCTCGATGAACCCTTCGAATCGGTGGACCCCGTCTCCGCGGCCAATATCCGTGACATCCTGGACCGCTACGTCGCATCCGGCGGCACGGTGATCGTCTCCAGCCATGTCATGGACCTGGTCCAGCGGATGTGCGACCACGTTGCCGTCGTCGGCGGGGGGCGCGTGCTGGCCGCCGGCACCGTTGACAACGTGCGTGCCGGCGCGAGCCTCGAAGACCGCTTCGTCCAGCTCGTGGGCGGCCGGAGCCAGGCGGAGGGGCTGGAATGGTTGCGCACCTTCTAA
- a CDS encoding NADH:flavin oxidoreductase/NADH oxidase has translation MGSALFAPLDLRGLHLPHRGWVSPMCQYSCGAETGEGVPNDWHLMHLGSFATGGAALILTEAAAVNAAGRISPRDAGLYNDEQAAAWERITAFVHRNGAAGTKIGTQLAHAGRKASTYWPFSGKQGTVPASEGGWDTVGPSDLAFDGYAPPSAMTADEIEGVIADFAASAVRAVDAGFDTIELHGAHGYLLHQFQSPLINTRTDAWGGDEERRNRLTLAVVDAVRNVIPDSMPLLLRISASDWAEGGIDVEASVRLARAAAEHGVDLVDVSSGGAVAHQQITVGPGYQTGFSARIRHETGVRTGTVGLLTSAGQAEHAVATGQADGVFIARAALRDPHWWLRAAFELGQELAWPPQYERAVPRHSF, from the coding sequence ATGGGGTCGGCACTTTTTGCTCCGCTGGACCTGCGCGGCCTTCACCTTCCGCACCGCGGCTGGGTGTCGCCCATGTGCCAGTACAGCTGCGGAGCCGAGACGGGAGAAGGGGTACCCAACGATTGGCACCTGATGCACCTGGGCTCCTTCGCCACCGGCGGGGCCGCGCTGATCCTGACAGAAGCCGCGGCAGTCAACGCCGCCGGCCGGATCAGCCCCCGGGACGCCGGCCTCTACAATGACGAGCAGGCAGCGGCCTGGGAACGGATCACCGCCTTCGTGCACCGCAACGGTGCCGCGGGGACCAAGATCGGCACCCAGCTGGCGCATGCCGGGCGCAAGGCGTCCACCTACTGGCCGTTCTCCGGCAAGCAGGGAACTGTCCCCGCCTCCGAGGGCGGCTGGGACACTGTGGGTCCCTCTGACCTTGCCTTCGACGGCTATGCGCCGCCCTCGGCCATGACAGCGGACGAGATCGAGGGCGTGATCGCCGACTTTGCCGCCTCCGCCGTCCGGGCGGTTGACGCCGGCTTCGACACGATCGAACTTCACGGCGCCCACGGCTACCTGCTGCACCAGTTCCAGAGCCCGCTTATCAACACCAGGACCGACGCCTGGGGCGGCGACGAGGAACGCCGGAACCGGCTGACCCTCGCCGTCGTGGACGCAGTCCGGAACGTCATCCCCGATTCCATGCCCCTGCTGCTGCGCATCTCCGCGTCGGACTGGGCGGAGGGCGGCATCGATGTCGAGGCGTCGGTGCGGCTGGCCCGGGCTGCCGCAGAACACGGGGTGGACCTGGTGGACGTCTCGAGCGGCGGCGCCGTGGCGCACCAGCAGATCACCGTGGGGCCCGGCTACCAGACCGGATTCTCCGCCCGGATCCGGCACGAAACCGGCGTCCGCACCGGCACCGTGGGCCTGCTGACCTCCGCGGGCCAGGCGGAGCACGCAGTGGCCACCGGCCAGGCCGACGGGGTGTTCATCGCCCGCGCCGCGCTCCGGGACCCGCACTGGTGGCTGCGCGCCGCGTTCGAGCTGGGACAGGAGCTGGCCTGGCCGCCGCAGTACGAGCGGGCCGTTCCGCGCCACTCGTTCTAG
- a CDS encoding AI-2E family transporter, with product MVAVARRLRQPIPGAQPRLRFEMPPELLDEPAPETDTRFGPPGPRISSQHPLYVGFMGTVGVGVALLLYWIASNTTQLLLWIVTALFIALGLDPVVRWLEQNRVPRAAGILIAVSTLALAVVAFFATLIPTMVQQVTQIVAQAPRWIQDFIDSDFFRSLDNQFGVRERITQELEKFVNDPEAMSGIFGGVVGFGSTVANGLFGALIVLVLSLYFLGALPAMKKWGYRLAPRSRRTRVEALAEEITGSVGNYVIGQAVVALLNATFAFVVMTIIGVPFAVLLAFIVALLAFIPLVGGMIAGVIVTLISLTAGWQTAVAYAICYFAYLQFEAYFISPRVMQKAVAVPGAVAVISVIAGGSVLGVLGALIAIPTAAAVMLLMKEIYIVRQDKH from the coding sequence CTGGTCGCGGTGGCGCGCCGGTTGCGCCAGCCCATTCCCGGTGCCCAGCCGCGGCTGCGCTTTGAAATGCCGCCGGAGCTTCTCGATGAGCCCGCTCCGGAGACGGACACCCGCTTCGGGCCCCCCGGACCCCGGATCTCATCCCAGCACCCCCTCTACGTCGGGTTCATGGGGACCGTGGGCGTCGGTGTCGCGTTGCTCCTGTACTGGATCGCCTCCAACACCACCCAGCTGCTGCTGTGGATCGTGACCGCCCTGTTCATCGCCCTCGGGCTTGATCCGGTGGTGCGCTGGCTGGAACAGAACAGGGTCCCGCGTGCCGCCGGCATCCTGATCGCGGTCTCCACGCTGGCCCTTGCGGTGGTCGCGTTCTTCGCCACCCTCATCCCCACGATGGTCCAGCAGGTGACGCAGATCGTGGCGCAGGCACCGCGCTGGATCCAGGACTTCATCGATTCGGACTTCTTCCGCTCGCTGGACAACCAGTTCGGGGTGCGGGAGCGGATCACGCAGGAGCTTGAGAAGTTCGTCAACGACCCGGAGGCCATGAGCGGCATCTTCGGGGGCGTCGTCGGCTTCGGCTCCACCGTGGCGAACGGGCTGTTCGGGGCCCTGATTGTGCTGGTCCTCAGCCTGTATTTCCTGGGCGCCCTGCCTGCCATGAAGAAATGGGGCTACCGGCTTGCCCCGCGGTCCCGGCGGACCCGGGTCGAGGCCCTGGCCGAGGAGATCACCGGTTCGGTCGGCAACTACGTGATCGGACAGGCCGTCGTCGCCCTGCTGAATGCCACGTTCGCTTTCGTTGTGATGACGATCATCGGCGTCCCGTTTGCCGTGCTGCTCGCCTTCATCGTGGCGCTGCTGGCCTTCATCCCGCTGGTCGGAGGGATGATCGCCGGCGTGATCGTGACGCTCATATCGCTGACAGCCGGATGGCAGACGGCGGTTGCCTATGCCATCTGCTACTTCGCCTACCTGCAGTTCGAGGCCTACTTCATCTCCCCGCGCGTCATGCAGAAGGCTGTCGCAGTGCCGGGCGCGGTGGCGGTCATCTCGGTGATTGCCGGCGGCAGCGTGCTGGGCGTCCTCGGTGCCCTGATCGCGATCCCCACCGCCGCCGCGGTCATGCTGCTCATGAAGGAGATCTACATCGTCCGCCAGGACAAGCACTGA
- a CDS encoding alpha/beta hydrolase produces MTPDSAGFDPASYVFSQPSAPTAIRASTVLPAHRENVELRTADGHKLVGELALPESGDIKATLITLHPLPTHGGFMDSHVYRKASYRLPALAGIAVLRFNTRGTSSPRGASTGEFEEGIGERLDVEAAVRFAVDRGLPNRWLVGWSFGTELALMYGAKEPVASEVEGAILLSPPLHRATDVHLKEWADSGKPLKVLVPEHDDYLQPAAATERFSVVPQARIMGVDGAKHLWVGEKHAGRVLNEIVAEVLPSGAGGTASGTAAPLPHEWNGPVATASA; encoded by the coding sequence ATGACTCCTGACTCCGCCGGTTTTGACCCCGCGTCGTACGTTTTCAGCCAGCCGTCCGCGCCGACGGCGATCCGAGCGTCCACCGTCCTTCCCGCCCACCGCGAAAACGTGGAGCTCCGGACCGCGGACGGCCACAAGCTGGTCGGCGAACTGGCGTTGCCCGAATCCGGGGACATCAAGGCCACGCTGATTACCCTGCACCCGCTGCCGACGCACGGCGGGTTCATGGACTCCCACGTGTACCGGAAGGCCTCCTATCGCCTGCCCGCCCTGGCCGGCATCGCCGTGCTCAGGTTCAACACCCGCGGCACTTCCTCTCCCCGGGGGGCCAGCACCGGGGAATTCGAGGAGGGCATCGGCGAACGCCTCGACGTCGAGGCGGCCGTCCGGTTTGCAGTGGACCGCGGGCTGCCGAACCGCTGGCTGGTGGGCTGGTCCTTCGGCACGGAGCTCGCGCTGATGTACGGCGCGAAGGAACCGGTGGCCTCCGAGGTGGAGGGCGCCATCCTGCTCTCGCCGCCGCTGCACCGTGCCACGGACGTGCATCTGAAGGAATGGGCGGACTCAGGCAAGCCGCTGAAGGTGCTGGTTCCGGAACATGACGACTACCTGCAGCCTGCCGCCGCCACGGAGCGGTTCAGCGTGGTGCCGCAGGCGCGAATCATGGGCGTCGACGGCGCCAAGCACCTGTGGGTGGGGGAGAAGCATGCCGGCCGCGTCCTGAACGAGATCGTGGCCGAGGTCCTGCCCAGCGGAGCCGGCGGCACAGCTTCCGGGACGGCCGCTCCTCTGCCGCACGAATGGAACGGCCCGGTGGCCACGGCCTCCGCCTGA
- a CDS encoding tetratricopeptide repeat protein has protein sequence MTSPASRPVPPAAANPLNLRGAVDLSSLRQRPPSPPAGAPAAGAPAAPAPAAQDGEQPAQPLRVDVTEANFQDLVELSAQVPVVIALWASYSPGSGQLVDALSQIVDSYAGRLVLGAADIEAFPQLAQAFQVQAVPTAVAVVKGQPVPLFQGGAEEQQIRSLLDELLKVAAANGVTGRIGAGGPGTAGAGTAEAETAPLPPLHQKAFDAIESGDYATAAAAYRQALLEMPADAEAKAGLAQVELMGRLQALSAADTEALRHLAAEEPDNLEAQLGVADLDVAGGHVEDGLGRIVAFIGRNFGPERETARVRLLELFDVVGAADDRVAKARQNLARVLF, from the coding sequence ATGACTTCGCCAGCTTCCCGCCCGGTTCCGCCAGCTGCCGCCAATCCGCTTAACCTGCGGGGCGCCGTCGACCTCTCCTCGCTGAGGCAACGGCCGCCGTCGCCGCCCGCCGGCGCTCCCGCCGCCGGCGCTCCCGCCGCCCCCGCTCCCGCCGCCCAGGACGGGGAGCAGCCGGCCCAGCCGCTGCGCGTGGACGTCACCGAGGCAAACTTCCAGGACCTGGTGGAGCTCTCCGCCCAGGTTCCCGTGGTCATCGCCCTGTGGGCCTCCTACTCACCGGGGTCCGGCCAGCTGGTGGACGCCCTGTCGCAGATCGTAGACAGCTACGCCGGCCGGCTGGTGCTCGGCGCCGCCGACATCGAAGCCTTCCCGCAGCTCGCCCAGGCCTTCCAGGTCCAGGCCGTTCCGACCGCCGTCGCCGTGGTCAAGGGACAGCCTGTGCCCCTGTTCCAGGGCGGTGCCGAGGAACAACAGATCCGGAGCCTGCTCGACGAACTGCTCAAAGTGGCCGCGGCCAACGGTGTCACCGGGCGCATCGGTGCCGGCGGGCCCGGCACAGCCGGAGCAGGCACAGCAGAGGCTGAGACCGCGCCGCTGCCGCCGCTGCACCAGAAGGCCTTCGATGCCATTGAATCCGGGGATTACGCCACGGCGGCCGCCGCGTACCGGCAGGCCCTGCTGGAGATGCCCGCCGACGCCGAGGCCAAGGCCGGACTGGCCCAGGTGGAGCTGATGGGCCGCCTCCAGGCGTTGTCCGCCGCGGACACCGAAGCCCTGCGCCACCTCGCTGCCGAGGAGCCGGACAACCTTGAAGCCCAGCTCGGCGTGGCGGATCTGGATGTCGCCGGCGGCCACGTGGAGGACGGCCTGGGCCGGATCGTCGCCTTCATCGGCAGGAACTTCGGCCCCGAGCGCGAAACGGCCAGGGTCCGCCTGCTGGAGCTGTTCGACGTCGTGGGCGCCGCGGATGACCGCGTTGCAAAGGCGCGCCAGAACCTGGCGCGGGTGCTGTTCTGA
- a CDS encoding isochorismatase family protein, whose amino-acid sequence MSRALIIVDVQNDFCEGGALAVDGGADLAAEITEYVDAHHGQFDHIVATQDWHIDPGAHFSSEPDFLDSWPRHCVAGTSGAELHPDLDTEYIQAVFRKGQYTAAYSGFEGLLAPDDAVPTGERKPADAGEAGPVEAGAFGDGEDAIGLDDWLQSHDVEDVVVVGIATDHCVKATALDGVQAGYSVTVLRALTVGVADDLDDAVAEMELGGVDIA is encoded by the coding sequence ATGTCCCGCGCCCTGATCATCGTTGACGTGCAGAACGATTTCTGTGAAGGCGGCGCGCTGGCCGTCGACGGCGGCGCGGACCTTGCCGCCGAGATCACCGAGTATGTCGACGCCCACCACGGCCAGTTCGACCATATTGTCGCCACCCAGGACTGGCACATCGATCCCGGTGCGCATTTCTCGTCGGAACCGGACTTTCTGGACAGCTGGCCGCGGCACTGCGTGGCCGGAACGTCCGGGGCGGAGCTGCATCCGGACCTCGACACGGAATACATCCAGGCCGTTTTCCGCAAGGGCCAGTACACGGCCGCCTACTCGGGTTTCGAGGGGCTTCTGGCCCCGGACGACGCCGTCCCCACCGGTGAGCGCAAGCCGGCCGACGCCGGGGAGGCCGGGCCGGTTGAGGCCGGCGCATTCGGGGACGGCGAGGACGCCATCGGGCTGGATGACTGGCTGCAGAGCCACGACGTCGAGGACGTCGTGGTGGTGGGGATCGCCACCGACCATTGCGTGAAGGCCACGGCACTGGACGGCGTCCAGGCCGGGTACTCGGTCACTGTCCTGCGCGCCCTGACCGTGGGCGTCGCGGACGACCTTGACGATGCTGTTGCCGAGATGGAACTCGGCGGCGTCGACATCGCCTGA
- a CDS encoding DUF3039 domain-containing protein, with translation MTSMTDPLENDPMRELSGAGTSTATIEREELRQEVEPGDRERFSHYVRKEKIMESALSGEPVIALCGKVWTPGRDPKKFPVCPECKEVYDGLRPGNDGGDGSGGK, from the coding sequence ATGACAAGCATGACCGATCCTCTCGAAAACGACCCGATGCGCGAGCTCTCCGGAGCCGGTACGTCGACGGCCACCATCGAGCGCGAGGAACTGCGCCAGGAAGTGGAACCGGGTGACCGGGAACGCTTCTCGCACTACGTGCGCAAGGAAAAGATCATGGAATCCGCACTGTCGGGCGAGCCCGTCATCGCCCTCTGCGGCAAAGTGTGGACCCCCGGCCGTGACCCGAAGAAGTTCCCCGTCTGCCCCGAATGCAAGGAAGTCTATGACGGACTGCGCCCGGGCAACGACGGCGGCGACGGCTCCGGCGGGAAGTAG